The sequence below is a genomic window from Candidatus Hydrogenedentota bacterium.
ACCATGCGCGGCGTGAAAAGCATGTGCTTTGGACACATGGGAGAAGTAGTCAATACCGGCGTACAGCCCAACGTCGGGGGATTGCTGTCTAAGAATGTAATCCTCGAACTTGATGGTTTGACCAACGCGGACAAAGCACTCATTACCCAATCGCTCTTGCTCTGGATTCACCATTACCGACTCGCGCAACCCGATCGCGAGACATTCAAGCATGCCATCATCATCGAGGAAGCCCACCACATTCTCGCCAAACAGACAGGGCGCGGCGGGGAAGTCATCACCGAAACCATCCTGCGAGAAATTCGCGAACTCGGCGAAGCAATTACGCTTATCGATCAACACCCCAGCCTCATCTCCCTGCCGGCCCTCGGAAACACATATACGACGCTCACCATGAACCTCAAACACAGCGCAGACGTGAGCGCCATCGCCGCGGCCATGCTCCTGCAAGACGAAGAAAAGGAAGTACTAGGAAGACTCCCCGTCGGCTCAGCAGTGGTGAAGTTGCAGGGACGCTGGCCTCGGGCCTTCCGCGTACGCGTCCCGCACACACCCATACCCAAAGGCACGATCAGCGACACCATGCTTCGAGAGAAAATGCAGCCCTACCGCCTCGCGCCAACCGTCGTTGAGCAACCGACGGAAGCAAACCCAATCGATTCGATTGCGACATCAGTGCCTTCGGAGAGCCCAACAGAGCCGCAGCCGGGACTCGCGGACAACCATAAGGCGTTGCTCTTCGACGTGGCGCAGCAACCACTTTCCGGAATCGTGGAAAGGTACCGGCGCCTCGGCATCAGCAGGCGCAAAGGAAACACGGTAAAAGAGCAATGCGTACAGCTAGGACTCGTCAGCACCATCGAGATTCCCACGCGCAGCGGCCGGGTTGTGCTTCTCGAACTCACCGAAGAAGGCAAACGAACTCTCCGGCGGCACGACTACGAAGTCCCGGACAGGTCCAGATGGGGCAGCCTCGAACACGAATACTGGAAAACGAAAGTAGCCGAGCACCTCCAAC
It includes:
- a CDS encoding ATP-binding protein encodes the protein MDVQQLCRTLKPIIGAKADQYWLAYLAEDYRGKQEIETVLNLLAARLLGSDVENPEVHLSAPPEKIVAGDYPLGHVEYAGNLLYPFGMREDEIIQHTAIFGRSGAGKTNTVFHVIQDFLDHKKPFVIFDWKRNYRDLLAVTDQEILVYTVGRDTAPFVFNPLIPPEGTDAAVWLKKLIEIIATSYYLGEGVMFLLQEAIHAVYKEKGVYSARPKQYPTFNDVLTWLHEHPVKGRQALWMDSTMRGVKSMCFGHMGEVVNTGVQPNVGGLLSKNVILELDGLTNADKALITQSLLLWIHHYRLAQPDRETFKHAIIIEEAHHILAKQTGRGGEVITETILREIRELGEAITLIDQHPSLISLPALGNTYTTLTMNLKHSADVSAIAAAMLLQDEEKEVLGRLPVGSAVVKLQGRWPRAFRVRVPHTPIPKGTISDTMLREKMQPYRLAPTVVEQPTEANPIDSIATSVPSESPTEPQPGLADNHKALLFDVAQQPLSGIVERYRRLGISRRKGNTVKEQCVQLGLVSTIEIPTRSGRVVLLELTEEGKRTLRRHDYEVPDRSRWGSLEHEYWKTKVAEHLQRLGWTASMEEPVNGFTDIIARREGRIVACEIETGRSDWRANVVKNVKKGHAPIVLIATNEDAHREIAVCAPKEFQGVDLKVIQAQEVVEKNQDLI